In Bosea sp. PAMC 26642, the DNA window CATATCCGGCCCTACCGCAATGGCCGCGACCTGATGGCGCGATCGCGCGGCAAGATGGTGATCGATCTGTTCGGCCTGGGCGTTGACGAGGTGCGCGAGCGCTTCCCGGAGGTCTATCAGCACGTCAAGCGCACGGTGAAGGAGGCGGTCGACAAGGACGGCAGGTCGATCGGACGCGACGCCAACAACCGCGAAAGCTACCGCAACGAATGGTGGATTTTCGGCGAACCGCGCCGCGAGCTTCGTCCGGCGCTTATCCATCTCCAGCGCTACATCGCCACCGTCGAGACCGCAAAGCACCGCGTCTTTCAGTTTCTCGACGCCTCGATCCTGCCGGACAACAAGCTCATTGCCGTCGGGCTGTCGGACGCCTTCCATCTCGGAGTGCTGTCGTCGCGAATCCATGATGTCTGGTATCTCGGGAGCGCCGGCAAACTGGGTGTCTACGAGCGCGACGCGGTCTATGTGAAATCGCGCTGCTTCGACCCGTTTCCCTTTCCGGAAACGGACGAACAGCGGAAGGAGGCGATCCGTCGTCCCGCGGAGGCACTCGACGCGCTTCGCAAGCAGGTGCTCGACGAGCATCCCGAACTGACGCTGACGAGACTCTACAATGTCCGCGAGGCCATCCTTGCGGGGCAGGCGCTGACTGCCGAAGAAGAGATGATCCGCGACAAGGGGCTTGTCCTGATCCTGAACGAGCATCACGACGCGATCGATTCAGCCGTCGCCACCGCTTATGGCTGGCCGGCCGATCTCTCCGGTGAAGACATCCTCACGCGGCTCGTGGCCCTGAACGCGCAGCGGTCGCGCGAGGAGGCGCGTGGACAGGTGCGCTGGCTGCGGCCGGACTATCAGCGCCCGCGATTTGCCAGGGATGGCAGCGGCGGCGAACAACTCGCGGCAGACGAGGTTCTGTCGCCGGCCTTGGTCGCGCTCGCCAAGGCGAACTTCCCGACCGAGCCGGTCGAGCGCGTCGCCGCCGTCCTGGCTGCGCTCGCGACGGCCTCCGGCGCACTAGACGCCACCGAGATCGCATTGCGCTTCAGGCAGGGCCGCAAGGTCGAACGCGCCATCCGCGACATCCTCGTCTCGCTCGCCCGCGTCGGCGAGATCGCCACCGGCGACGGCGGCCGCAGCTTCGCGAGGCGCCTCACGGCGGCGGGCTAGTGGGAGCCGCCGATGGCCCCTACCTACCCCTACCCCTCCACCTCGACCTCACTATGCGATTTCAGCGCGTAGCCGCCCCGCGCCTGCGTCACCAGATAGGCGGGGTTCTCAGGCATCGCGTTGCGGCGGACCTCCGTGCCCTTGATCGTGCGGCTCACCGGCGTGGTGAAGACCTGCTCTACTCGGCCACGAGCGACATGGGCGCCCCAGCGCCAGGTGACATCCGTTCCGGGTTCCAGCGCCTTGGTCATGATGCAGCTCCGTTGCGATCGATCGTGATGAAACGCTGAAGCGACGGCTATGGATCACCCCAGCTCTCCGGCCACGCCGGCGACAATCGCAGGGTCGTGACGACGGGCCCCCCGGATCGGCATGGCGCGAGGGCTGCCGCCATGCTGTGATTGATGGCCGAACGGGGAGGCCATCATGATGATCCGGCGTTTGCTGTATCCTGGGTTCGTGGCGCTCATGCTCGCCGCCACGCCCGCCTTCGCCGTCGGGCCGGACTGGACCTATCTCGATACCGATCCCGAATACCGCCAGGCCAGGCGCTGGATCGAGGAGAAGAACTACGCACCCGCGATCGAGACCCTGATGAAGCTGCTGGTCACCAAGCCCGACTCGCCGGAACTGCTGAACTGGATCGCCTATTCGCACCGCAAGTTGAAGAACTATCCGGTCTCGAAGCAGTTCTACGACGCCGCGCTGCGGCGCGACCCGACATTTCTGCCGGCGCTCGAATATCAGGGCGAGTGGTTCATCGAGACCGGCGACATGGTTTCGGCCAAGGCTAATCTCGCCCGGCTGGCGACACTCTGTGGCCGCTGCCATGAATGGCAGGATCTTGCCGAGGCGATCGGCAGGGCGGAAGCGAAGTAATCCGCGCCGGGCGTCAGGCGGCCAGCCAAGCCTCCATCCCGCTCGCCGCCGCCACGCCGGTCGCGAAGCAGCCCTGCAGCAGATAGCCGCCGGTCGGCGCTTCCCAGTCGAGCATCTCGCCGGCGACGAAGATTCCGGGCAGGGATTTCAGCATGAAGCCCGCGTCGATCTCGGTTGCGGCGATGCCGCCGGCGGTCGAGATCGCGCGGTCGATCGGGGCAAGCCCGGTCAAGGTGAGTGGCGCGGCCTTGATAAGGGCGGCCAGCGCCGCCGGCTCCTGCGGCAGGGCCGGACCCGCGCTTTCGCGCAGGATCGCGATGGCGGCCGGCGAAAGCCCCGCCGCCTTGCGCAGATGGTTGCTCAGCGTCTCGCCCTTGCGGCGTTGTCCGAGGCGCTCGGCGAGCCGGCCGGTCTCGATGTCGGGGCGCAGGTCGAGCGTGATCGCAGCCCGGCCGTCTCGCAGGACCGCCTCGCGCAAGCTGCCCGACAGGGCATAGACGGCCCCGCCCTCGATGCCATTGCCGTCGATCATCGCCTCTCCGGTCGCCTGACGGTCGCCGCAGCGGATCACGATGCGCTTCAGCGGTGCGCCCGAAAAGCGCTCGCGCATCGTCGCCGACCAGCCGATCGTGAAACCGCCATTGGCCGGCAGCAGCGGCACGACCGCGACCCCGCGCGCGGCGAGCATCGGCACCCAGCCGCCATCGGAACCCAGACGCGGCCAACTCGCGCCGCCCAACGCCAGCAGCGTTGCATCGGGGCGGATTTCGCTGGTCTCGCCCGCGCCATCCCGGAAGGTGAGGGCGCCGTCGGCGCTCCAGCCTGTCCAGAACTTCCCCGTCTCCAGTTTCACGCCGAGGCCGTCGAGCCGGCGCAGCCAGGCCCGCAGCAA includes these proteins:
- a CDS encoding DUF2945 domain-containing protein is translated as MTKALEPGTDVTWRWGAHVARGRVEQVFTTPVSRTIKGTEVRRNAMPENPAYLVTQARGGYALKSHSEVEVEG
- a CDS encoding TIGR03862 family flavoprotein — encoded protein: MQNRTIAIVGAGPSGLIAAERLAQAGHAVTLYDRMPSPARKFLLAGRGGLNLTHSEPLDMFLTRYRAAQPWLEPALRAFPPKALRDWADALGADSFVGTSGRVFPRAMKASPLLRAWLRRLDGLGVKLETGKFWTGWSADGALTFRDGAGETSEIRPDATLLALGGASWPRLGSDGGWVPMLAARGVAVVPLLPANGGFTIGWSATMRERFSGAPLKRIVIRCGDRQATGEAMIDGNGIEGGAVYALSGSLREAVLRDGRAAITLDLRPDIETGRLAERLGQRRKGETLSNHLRKAAGLSPAAIAILRESAGPALPQEPAALAALIKAAPLTLTGLAPIDRAISTAGGIAATEIDAGFMLKSLPGIFVAGEMLDWEAPTGGYLLQGCFATGVAAASGMEAWLAA
- a CDS encoding tetratricopeptide repeat protein, which produces MMIRRLLYPGFVALMLAATPAFAVGPDWTYLDTDPEYRQARRWIEEKNYAPAIETLMKLLVTKPDSPELLNWIAYSHRKLKNYPVSKQFYDAALRRDPTFLPALEYQGEWFIETGDMVSAKANLARLATLCGRCHEWQDLAEAIGRAEAK